TACTAAACACCTCTGGAGCTATGTAACCGATAGTTCCTCGGGCTTCTATTGTGGACATTATGCTCTCTTTTCGATTACATAGTCTTGCTAAACCGAAATCAGATATCTTGGGACAAAAGTCCTCGTCTAGAAGAATGTTGTGAGGTTTTGTGTCAAAATGCAAAATTCGGGTGTTACACCCTCTATGCAAATATTGTAATCCTCGAGCTATCCCGAGTGCAATTTTGTATAACATTTCCCATCCCATGTTAGAATCTTCATTGTATATGTGTTTATCAAGAGATCCATTTGGCATGAATTCATATACAAGAGCTTTTTCCTTACGATTCAAACAGAATCCCAACAGAGTAACAATGTTGACATGAGAAGTTCGACTGATGCTTGCAACTTCGTTAATGAATTCTTCTCCATTCCCCTTGGTCTCTTTTAAGATCTTCACAGCAACAGGATGACCATTAAGATTACCTTTGTAGACCCCTCCGTAACCTCCTTCTCCAAGTTTCTCTTTAAAGGAATTTGTCATTTTCTTTATGTCTGAATAGCTATATGTCGTTGATGCTAGGGATCCAAACTGCCTCTGGAAGGCCTCTACGTTATGATCTTCTCTTTTTGACGTTTTATTTGTTTTCCTAAATCGGAAGCAGCACATCAAGCCACAGGCTACAGCTATTGCAGTCCCTGCCGCGGCTAATCCTATATAAGGACACAAGAAGAAATGCTTATTGGAATTTTCTTAAGAAGAGgaaaataataagataaattaaGGTGAACAAATTTCAAACAATAATAACCTATTGCAACCTTTATTCCGAGTTTTCCTCTTCCTGAAACAGAGACATAAAGGGAAGGTGAACATCTGATACCAAACAATAATAAAGTATAAGTAATCAATTACTTGCACCTATGTCTGAAGCTTGGCTTTGctagttttttcttttcaatctcGGAATTTAGGAGATATTATCTACCCAATAAATAGATATAGTTTCTAGATTTACCATGAAGACATGTTCTTGGTTGGGTTTGGTCTTTGCAAATGCACATAAATTCATTACTTTGAGCACCACAACGCCCTCCACTATTCTGGCAATCTCTACAATTAGTCCTATCCCACTGCAGAAAGAATACCTTTTGTAGAACTTGtgtgtaattcatttttagcaATCTGTCTAGGGAATGAGCCTCAACAAGGGCATGAAAAGGATCCTGACACGATTCGCCTGAATAGTTAGAGTGGTCCAGAAGCTCAATATGAAAAACTGCAAAAGAATGGCGAGTGGCATTGCGGATACAATTGACAACATATGTCTCCCTTTCATAAGGTTGAGTGCAGTCATAGAAAATGAAGAGATCTGCAGTTTTAGGCCCCACGGAAAATGGAGTACCTCTTGTGCTAAAGTTATCTCTTGGTACTGGACATGTGTTGTCTTCATCAAACACGTCTGCTTTGGCTAGTAGAATCGAGTTGTTTGTGTAAAATACTTCCTTAATGATAAATTCTGTTGGGCTATGACCATGTTCCAGCCAAAGGCCCATGGCCTAATTCTATTTGTAAAAGGATTAAATAATTTTCCTAATTTGGTTGCCAATTCTATTTGAAAAAGGATTGaaataattctcctaatttggttgccaattctatttggaaaaggattgtaattataattctatttgaagttggttttgactttaggaaaaagtaccactctataaataggatgatttgagagaattatgATGATTGCTCATTGATAGTGTCTTTGAGAGACATTAGACACataagagaggtttttgagagagctttcaacaagagagaagagagaagaaaagagtgTTTTCCGCAATAGTTTTGCCTCTCCAATCAGCAACCTTCAAATTGCGTTTTCCAATTTATTAACCGTTAGATCGGGCTAAAAGTTTTACTGAGTGTTTCTAACATCTTAGTGTTTAATTCGAACGGTCAAGATCGGATTTGAACGTCGGAAACATCCTGTTTTAGGTCCCGAACAGTAGCTCTATTTTGGATAGTTTTCTTCCTATTACTTTTGTTGGTGtagctattgcttctccttGTTTGGCAATTGTTGTGTAGCCATTTAGGAGAATATTTGTAACCCTTTAATTGTTATAGTGGACCAATTCAGATTTTGAAGATCCTGTGGTTGTTACCTTCGATTTGAAGGGTTTTTCCATGTTAAAtttggtgttatttattttctctattttcagGTTTGCATCCTTCCGTCATaacaagtggtatcaaagctttGGTTGTCTATCAAAGAATTTTTGATGGAGGATAATATGAGCAAGATGGTGTGTTTAAATGGTAGTAACTACAATATATGGAAGAGCAAGATGAAAGATTTACTGTTCGTGAAAAAGATGCATCTTCCCGTTTTTGCTGCTCATAAACCCAAGAATGTGACAGATGAAAATTAGAATTTTGAGCACCAACAAGTATGTGGATATATAAGGCAATGGGTTGAAGATAATGTTCGCAACTATATTGTGAATGAGACACATGCTAGAACATCGTGGGAAAAGTTGGAGACGCTTTACGCTTCAAAACTTGGCAATAACAAGTTATTTTTGCTAAAGCAATTGATGACCTTTAAATACAAGGAGGGCAGTCCTATTCTTGATCacataaatgattttcaaggtgtTCTTGATCAGTTGTCAGGAAGGAGTGTcaattttgatgatgaaatacAAGGGCTTTGGCTTCTTAATACTCTATCAGATTCTTGGGAAACTCTTTGAGTTTCTTTAACAAATTCTGCTCCTGGTGGTAAGGTTACTATGGAATATGCAAAAAGTGGTGTGTTGAATGAAGAAGTCATAAGAAGATCTTAAGGCACATCCTCACATTCAGACGTTTTCTTTACAGAAGATCGAGGAAGAGATAAAACAAGAGGTTCGAGAAGTAGAGGAAAAAGTAGAAGTAAGTCAAGATCCAAGTATCAAAATGTTTCATGTCATCATTGTGGAAAGAAAAGGCATATTAAAAGATTTTGCAATAAGTTAAGCAAGACCTCagagaaggaaagaaaaaagaaaataatggagACAATGTTGTTGCTGTTGTCCGAGATGACCTTCTCTTTGCTTGtgataaaaatatcatcaattttGTATCTGAAAATATAAGTTGGATAGTAGATTCCGGAGCTACATCGAATGTCACACAAAGGAAAGACTTCTTTTCATCTTATACTCCTGTTAATTCCGGCGTGTTAAAGATGGGTAATGCTGGTGAGTTTAAGGTGCTTGGTGTTGGCATGGTTTGTTTGAAGACCAATCTTGGTAAAACGTTAGTCCTTCAGAATGTAAAGCACGCTCCAGACATTCTTTTGAATTTGATCTCTATAGGACAACTAGATAATGATGGCTATCATAATGACTTGTTCAATGGCCAATGGAAGCTCACCAAAGGCTCATTGATTGTAGCTCACGGAAGAAAGCATTCAAATTTATATGTGACACAAGGATCAATTCTTGGGGACTCTATAATTTGGTAGAAAGTGAGACTTTATCAGAATTATGGCACAAGAGACTCAGTCATATGAGCGAGAGGGGGATCACATGTTTGGTAAGAAGAATGTCACGCCcggggagggtaccctagacgtgatcgGCACTTGAAAACTATTTCTGActttcaagcgaaccacctgactCAATCATTCTATCATTCGGTCATATACGGTCAAAGAAAGGCTCAATCATAACATGTTATTTATAATATGGGGGCCggaggccaaacatgtttaactcaacaaaatacgtataataagactcctcaaaataatagtccaacctccccacactctagtctatgaagcctctatcaaggtctggaaggtgccaatgacaagcccatggctaccaacaatcaaaataaaagagacaacataaaactatacagggagctcaaAATCCTTCGGAAACTAAGAGGACTCACTACGTAGCTGAAAATGTGTAGATaatcaacggtgcgccggttgatgatctctagtacctgtctcttcatcatgaaatgatgcagaccAAATGCgccagtacgtggaatgtacgagtatgtaaaatggccggataaaacaaacatcaagaagacatcaatatcaactcaggatctcaactcatatacatatacataataactcactcaagtgtcctaagtctaacaagaatagtttagacgggactaactcataagcccctcaactcaactaactcggagtactatcaagacctaaatgagagtttctcttatccgacaaccatcacctatgagccagtgatagtacaacaatcagacgttgtttccacgttcgtccataccttgctagggcatgaacgcctccctaatcatgaaaaccatcgattagtcaagtcctatcatttcaggacaataaaatgggaaacatccgactttaaccattcgatcccacgggaagcatccaactttaacgattccatccctacctacgttggcagcgtagtttctagggttcgagtatggactatactcttacccgctccggtgctcaatactcctcccatgactctatgctcataagactccctccaatcatctcaaacaagccctcacgactAGTTTCATATGGAACATTACCCagtcatcaactctatcctcatttcaactcaattaagtcataatggcaagtctcatttaggaccttgtccactcgtcaattccatcctccaatcaactcaatcaagcctcatttagataagcatttatgacatctcctcaagactcatctcaactctatggctttagctcaacaattcaagtagaataacacatttaaggaagttgacttatgcaacataatcacatggttaaggagatcaacaaaacatattaacaagttacctccatcaactcatactaacatgaaggttctagaaaacttcttagctcaacaacatcaacccaaacaaagtcaaatttataggagacaaaactcattcaaatataaaccataccaagaaactccattctcatggacctctaacctcaaagcaagagtagagCACAttggtggactcaacccatgttttggatagccttacataccttagaatatattcttgaagaaaccttgtagtagggtcttcaatggcaacttgaatcttgaagctcttgggacaaatcttagttgaaaatggagaagaagaagaaagagagagaggggcttctagggcttttctagctagagagtgggggctgaaaatatgtccccaaaatgttcaaggatgatacatatataatttgggacgattcctaaattgccccttctcaaaagttctgaaaaataagcaaaaatgctcctggcgcgaagtggcgcgtcgcaccgtTGCAGCGCCAGgatgattacgcctaaaacctgcacacctcatagtggcgcaccgcgccagagaccaaactactgaggcatgtttctggcgcgatagtggcgcgtcgcgcccttacagcgtcaaggccatattttctgggttctggaaattaggcttgaaaaaccctgcacaacttctagtggcgcgttgcgccaaggaccaaactattgaggcacattcttggcgcgatagtggcgcgtcgcgcccttacagcgccaaggccatttccccagcagttgcattCCAGGCctaaaatgaaattcctgccgtgctagttcgtcttaggatcgtcatatcttttgactccaaactacaaaatgtacattcttggtggcgttggaaagaagactcgacgacctttaatttaataggtcgtgggccacccagatcgtcatattttaaaagatagggtcgttagaagtcgaccccttatatgaacccatcctaaaacttagccacgacgaatcttttggacttagcttagtcc
This Solanum dulcamara chromosome 1, daSolDulc1.2, whole genome shotgun sequence DNA region includes the following protein-coding sequences:
- the LOC129892125 gene encoding LEAF RUST 10 DISEASE-RESISTANCE LOCUS RECEPTOR-LIKE PROTEIN KINASE-like 2.1 isoform X3, giving the protein MATPKDPFHALVEAHSLDRLLKMNYTQVLQKVFFLQWDRTNCRDCQNSGGRCGAQSNEFMCICKDQTQPRTCLHGRGKLGIKVAIGLAAAGTAIAVACGLMCCFRFRKTNKTSKREDHNVEAFQRQFGSLASTTYSYSDIKKMTNSFKEKLGEGGYGGVYKGNLNGHPVAVKILKETKGNGEEFINEVASISRTSHVNIVTLLGFCLNRKEKALVYEFMPNGSLDKHIYNEDSNMGWEMLYKIALGIARGLQYLHRGCNTRILHFDTKPHNILLDEDFCPKISDFGLARLCNRKESIMSTIEARGTIGYIAPEVFSRNFGGVSHKSDVYSYGMMILEMVGGRKNYSAERSHNSEIYFPRWAYQRILLDDDLNIRDMMTNEEEEIAKKMILVGLWCIQTDPLQRPAIGKVIEMLEGSLEAMQMPPKPFICSPSQSEGSTLERPRKPLLFSTLSSTTLESTASTIVQFDEE